TTCATGGTTCTCCGCCCCTCTCTGGTTGTGAAAAGAAGTTTGtacaaacattttgttgtgtgGTCTATGTGCGAAGAGACGGACAAAGATATGACTCACAAATCTGTCAAATACATATAATTTGATGCACGTAGCTAAACCATTTATCTGTGAGTTTTCCCACTCAGTAAGCATGTTGATTGTCATGTTGATAATACTGATGTTTTCATGAGTAAAGCTGTCATTTATTGAACACACTCCAAGAGCTGTTCCTCGTCACCCCCATCCACCACCCTGTTTCTAATCTGCTGCTCTCAGGAGAGCTCGTCCCAGCAGTGTCTGCAGCCCTCCAAGATTCATGTGCTGATCTTGGTTCTGCACGGAGGGAACATCCTGGACACAGGCGGAGGGGACCAGAACAGCAAGCAGGCCGACGTCAACACGATTAGTACGGCTTTTGACACAGTCATGCGTGTTCATTACCCTGCTGCGCTGGGACGCATCGCCATCCGCCTGGTGCCCTGCCCTGCCATCTGTGCCGAGGCCTTCTCCCTGGTGTCCAAGTAagaggacacacatgcactcattttTCTGCAGGCTGCaagcattgtgggtaatgatTTAAGGTTTCTGTTTATTGACTGCTattgctgtttgcttttgatgGAAAAAGTCCAGGTGCAGCTCATGACCGTCGCCCCCTCttcttgtgtttatttcttcacACTCCTCTGTGGACTGCCTTGATGTTTAAAATATGTTCAGAATTAAATTTTTGTCTTTTGCGCAGCCTGAGCCCATACAGCTACGATGAGGGTTGTCTGTCCAGCAGCCAGGACCACATTCCCCTAGCAGCCCTCCCCCTCCTGGCCACCTCTGCTCCACAGTACCAGGAGGCCATGGCCACCGTCATTGTCAGAGCCAACCAAGTGTACGCAGATTTCATAAAGTCTCTGGACGGGGCAGCCTTCTCCGGCCAGGTTAGTTACTGTCCTGTGAAGATATCAGTACTGTTGAATTTATTAGATACCAACAGTTTTGAGTTGTTctcttttgatgttttgttattCTCAAAGATATATGTACATCACCACAGTATCACAGCTATTCTTAGTCTTCACTTTGTATGGATTATTGCCTTTTATAGCTAAACATTAAAACACCTTACTGTTTGATTTTTCACATCACAATATGCACACATatagctgatttttttcttattttaacattatttttacttcttggaaaacatctttattattctcactttttttattgaattgaaCTGTGTTGGAGCAGGTGTATAGATGCTTTAAGTAAACCTTAAGGTATGCATGTATCAAGTATGATAATGACTACATCTGACCCTTGTGCACTCCAGGTATGCCTCATTGGGGACTGTGTGGGAGGAATCTTGGGATTTGATGCACTGTGCAGTAGTAATCAGACAGTTAATGAAAGCCAGAACAGCAGCCGCAGAGGCAGTGTCGTCAGTGTACAGGTAAGAGACAAAAAATCATAAAAGAACCTATAAATGGCTTACTATTTCTCGTACCTCCGACACTGACATTGTTCTGACACCTGCATCAAACATATAATTATGTTAGAAATTCAGTAAGCTTCCAAGTTCCTTCTGAAAATGCCCAACAACTGTTCCATCGTTGTCCTCAATTCACCGCCCCAGGACCAGGACCTCCTCTCTCCTGGCATCATAGTCAACAGCGGGCACGGATCGGCCTCTCCGACCCTGGAGGGCAGCCGCCACCTCAGCCGCAGTAACATCGACATCCCTCGTGCCGGTGCAGCTGACGACACCAAGAGACAACTGCCGCGCAAGAGAAGCGACTCCTCCACCTACGAACTGGACACAATAAAGCAACACCAGGCCTTCCTGTCCAGGTGTGTTGAGTGGGGGACGACAGAAATCCTTACCTGGGAGACAAAATTAAGCCAGCCCTTGCTTTATGTATTTTTAGTTCTCCACGAGGAAATGACTTTGTGGTGTCCTTCCAGCTTACACTCCAGTGTCTTGCGGAATGACGCAGCCTCGCGCAGGTCGAGCAGCAGCACGATGCTGGATGGAGGCTCCCTGGGGAAGTTTGACTTTGAGGTGTCCGACTTTTTCCTGTTTGGCTCCCCACTGGGCCTGGTACTCGCTCTGAGAAAGACTGTCATTCCTATGCTGGATGGTAAGCTTGTTTGGACTGCAGTGCTTGTTAAAATGTTATCAGTGATTACATTGTATATGTTGCATATAACATATTATGATAAtatatttctttctgtctgcaaAAGTGCAAAAAGCTTACTTGAGATGCGCCTATTCGCATCGAGGGAATACCTACAAAATTCTTTTTCatcataaaaatgttaattgtgtgtctgcttgtcatTACCAAGACTTAAAAATATAAGACATCTTAAAAAAGGTTCTCATGGAAAGGATCCAAAaaccttttttccctcctcctctctcatgtCTTTGGTTTAATTTCTCCCCCTAGTGGCCCAGCTGCGGCCTGCCTGTCAGCAAGTCTATAACCTGTTCCACCCAGCCGATCCCTCTGCCTCCCGCCTGGAGCCTCTACTGGAGAGGAAATTTCACCTCCTGCCTCCCTTCAACGTGCCCCGTTACCAACGCTTTCCCCTGGGAGATGGAAACTCTGCCCTACTGGGTGAGCCCTCTGCACCGATGATTTATAAAAGCTTCATTTATATCGATTCAGTAAATATCCCATCATGAATTACAGTTTAGAGTAATTAATGTAGTTCTGACTTGGATTCACTTGCACACGTATAAATGTAAAATTCCCTGTAATAAACATGACTGCTGTCCAGTTTCCGAAGGATGCATGCCATAGACAACACATGCCTTAAATACATCTTAGCACCACACTGTGAGTTCCTTTACATGCAGAGTAAACATTGTCtcaagaaaaatgaaacatttttctaCTGTTTATGCTTCAACATCTTTTGTGAAGCATTTTATTCATCTAAATGTGGTCATAGTCCTGCCGGTGGTTTCTGTTTGGACTGGTCATTATAGTGGAGTAACCCTATCTGTCTATGGTTCCCCctgcaaaaaaatcaataaaaaaattaGAAACATGAGAAATGAGTAACTAATGAGCAAAGGATTTAAAGGCATTCCTTACAGCATTGAACCAGGAGCCAGGGCTTATTAAGGAGCGACATCAGGGTCAATAAGATGTATAAGCATTACGATATTTCTTTAGGACTTCAGATTAGGGTTTTGTTGTGTCAAAGTCCCCAAAATGATAGCTTGTGTAACCATTTTTTGAAATTTTCAGTACATATAAATCATTTCAATACTGCAGATACTTGCAGATTCTAGGGCATTAACAGTCTTAGGTTAGTGCTTTGTGACGATATATGTCTGACCAGCAGTTGAGATTCAAAAGACGTGGGCTTGACTAAGGGCTTGGCTCTGCTTTCTTGTCTCATGTTCAGTTGTTCTTGCTtcatatgtttttgtgtcttccttgtcctctttctttcttcctctctcggCCTCCTGTCCCCATATCTGCGTATGTGGCTCTCTACCTCCAAACCCCCTCCCTCGACCTCTGCCccttctgccccccccccacctccttctgTAGTGGAGACAGTCCAGAGCAACGCTCAGCTGCTACTTGACAGCGGGACTCCCCTGTCCTTTCGCTGTCAGGAGACCATCAGTGAGACCTGCATCCCTGTGCCTGTGCTAAACTGGCAGGAGGGCTCCCTCAAAGCCACACCCACCACTATGGAGTGTGTGTAGCCTTTCCCATCTGTCCTCACCCCCAttcactgtgtttcttttgtctgtttgttccgTCTTTATTGCTGTCACGTCCAAGATGCTCAGATTTATACCTACCATGTGTCCTTTCTGAGTATTCCCATCGCTCTACTAGTAAAGAGCTACAGTCATGTTTCTGATCAATCCAGACAAACGTTCACTGATAGACCAGGATATATGCTACTGATGTACCTTACCTTTTAGCAGCTACTCTTGTATCTAAATGACTTCCCATAAACAGTCTAATTTCCTGGTTGAATTCTTGGTTTCTTAACAATTTCTGtttagaagaagaaataaaacaattgtTACAACCTGCCATGGAAATACTTTGGGAAATCTGATAAGCATCTCATGTGGTGTTACATTTTGTCATTGCCATCACATATTCATGTCACGTTCAGCATTTGGAggacatttttgtgtgtgctaTGGTTTTTAATAATTGTGTTTGCATCCTCTCCATAATGTCAGATTATTGTTGTCTGCTGAGGGTATTTCAGGGACGTTTTGATGTGAAGGttgtgctgcttgtgttgttgtgtttgcataGTGTGCTGTACGTGGGGCTCTATCTGTACATCCTGAGTATACTGTTCGCTATGTTCCTCCTCGTGATAATGGTCAGAGGTCATCTGATTTTATAAAATCTCCAACGCTATTTCATTACGACATTAAGACTAAGGATTTTAACGCGATATTACTTTGCtattagataaaaaaaatcatcgtCAGAAAGGATACTAACACGTGGGTGTGACTGTAACAGATGTggacatttgtgttttatgtactCATGCGCCCGTGTTTCCACTCGGTCGGTTACAGAAATCTGACCTTGGCCGCCATGGGGCCGCCTTTTGGTCTCACATGTCCTCTGAAACCATGGTGCCTGCTGTCACATTTCTCTCCCGCCACCCTAACCCGCATCTCCCTCCCCCTCATCACTGTGAGTTCCCCTTACCTGTGTCTCTGTCTAATGGGATCTCCTTGTTTCGGCTCAATAGCGGATGTTGTTCAGTCTCATGGTGGTGTCTTCATGGACAGTTCGTACCCCTCATCCCCCGTAACGGGCCCCCTCTCCCGGGGCCAGCGGAGGGCCAGTGAGGTCAGCATTGCCAGCCAGGTCTCAGGAATGGCAGACAGTTACACTGCCACCAACATAGCCAACAGTAAGTGTTCTCGATACCAacaagcctctctctctcttccctccactcacacaaacactggtcCAGtcattcttcctctttctctttctttctgtctaaCTTTTCTCTATATCTCTGTCTGGTTTCTTTTTCAGactctcctccttcatcttctctctctctccatctccctctgtctctctctcttaaacCCCGTTACTCTGACTCTACACACACCCTGCACTCCAGCTGGAGCCGTCTAGTCAGGCAGATATTTATACCCCGCTCCTTTTTCTACTTCTGCTTAGCCAGATGTAACACCTGCATTGTAGCCAGGCTGTCACGCAGAGtgttttctccatctcttgTTAAAATTCAAAGTCCCAGTGTCAGCAAGCAGAGTCTTGAAGAACAGCAAGTTTAGCGCCacttttcactgtctgtcttaCTCTTATCCACTGtctaaatgtaaatgcaatgaACGAGTGCTGCATTTATCTGATGTTGCGATGCATGTGGACACCTGCCTCCCTCAGCCATTCCTGCATTGTCCACTCCACAGTGCAATGTTTGCCAGGATGACCAGtattctgttgttgtgttttatgtgagATTGTCCTTCAaagccccctccctccctctctatATCACTTTTGTTCCCAGAGCATTTATTTGTACCTCACATTATTGTACTGCACACTGCTGCTTTAGCTCCTCCAGTGCAACCCTGGAGATGCTCATCAACTAATTTTGACATCACAGCATCCGAGGGCTGTTCAGTAGCATCACCCTGCCATACTGCCTTAACCGTTACTGCATTAACGATTGTGTTTCAGCTTTAACATTCACAGCTCAGTTTGAGGCAGCTTACTGACAGCGGACGCATCCCAACGCGACTCTTCAAACTGTTTAAACTGTCATAAACTGTCCCATACCAACATGCACTCATTTTTCACgtgatttctgtctctgtgttttctccccATAGCTAAATCATGTCAAATTGACCAATCCAAAAAGTTCAGCCTTTTGTCCCAACTCGCCCTATCATCACAAAACAAATTCTTCCTGAAAAGTCCTCCAAAGTCCCACATGAACGCAGAGGCTGGCCAGGCCCCAGGATCTCCTGATGCAGATCTAGTGGCAGACCTGGACAGTGAGGCAGAGACTAGTGAAGGTCTAAGTCCCATTGCTCAGTACGAGAACTGTCTGTCAGCAGGGCTGGACTGTGCTATATCTGATCTGGTCTCCCTGGACTCCCAGGCTGAAGTGGAGCAAGGTATTTTTCTAAGGGATGGGACTTCTGAAATCAGTATGAGGCTACAGttcttctctgtgtgctgtTCTATCCTGTGGCAAAATCCAAAAGCTGAATGCTGCTCCTTTTCCTTCACTTGTATTCTTTTAAAATTGATGCATAAGGATTCCAGGCACTTCCATTGATGAGGAATAATGTATAAATCCAGACCGTGCTCCTTCTTTCCAAATCCATAATCTTGTTTCATGGCCATACTAACATAAATAACCATCTATACATTCCTGAgtccaaaaaggttgggatgctgtgtaacaCGTAAATAAGagcagaatgcagtcatttacaaattGACTGTGTTTAAGAACATGGTTTTACttcaagtgttcctgagcccatgtagtaatctcctttatacaatgtgttcacaaagtggtgaacctcgctccatccttgtgaacacctgtggaatgttccaaacaggtgtttttggagcgttccacatctttcccagtcttttgttgctcctgtcccaacttgtttgaaacgtgttgctgacatcaaattcagaataagcagatattacAAAACTCAATGAAGTTCACTTATTGAAGttttaatatattgtctttgtcgCATTTTCAACTGAGTTTATGTCAAACACAGCATCCCAATTTGTTTGGAGCCAGGGTTGTATAATGTATCAGCTCTAACtatctttttcttcctgctggaTTTGAGTTTCAGCACTTGATTTTTCTCTTAATGACAATTCTAAACTCTTGACTTCCTTCTTTTAGCTGAAGAACTGCTGGGATCGGTGATGATTAAGACTGAAATCGTCTCTTTGCTTTAGCACAGGGGTGTTGCATCTTTGCGTGGCATCACATACCGCAGGCCGACTCTTCCAGTTTAAACTCATATATCTGCACCCTATTCACTCCGTTCCCATCGCAGTTGCAGCACGTTGGTGGGGCACAAAGCGGCTGGACTTTGCCCTATACTGCCCCGATGCTCTGACTGCTTTCCCCACTGTGGCTTTGCCGCACCTCTTCCACGCATCATACTGGGAGTCCACTGATGTCGTGTCTTTTCTCCTGAGACAGGTGAGTCAACATTGGAATACCTGCCACTCTTTATGGCTTGTTAATATGTGACCAGCGGGCTGTTAGTCGCCTTTCAGAGATACCGAGGATGAGTCATTGAAATGTCACCTGTAGGTCATGAGGCATGAAAACTCTAGCATCCTGGAGCTCGATGGCAAAGAAGTCTCTGAATTCACCCCCTCCAAACCTCGAGAGAAGTGGCTCCGCAAGAGGACTCACGTGAAGATCAGGGTAGGCGTCAGACCtagaaaagctttaaaaagaagTCAGTGTCAGGGGACTTTAGTGACTCACAAAAACCTGAATCCTTCCATGTCTTTTCTCATTCATCAAATCAGCATCAGTAGCTAATTTTTTGTAAAATAGCCTAAACAAACACTACATTTCAGCATCTATATTTCTTTCACTTCAATGACAGAATGTGACTGCCAACCACCGTGTCAATGACGCAGTGTTCACTGAAGGCTTGCAGCAGGTCGTGACGGGTCGCTTCATGTACGGCCCTCTGGACATGGTCACTTTGGCCGGGGAGAAGGTGATCTCTCTTTTGCCATCACAACAGCACACGGAGTCACTTAGGCCTGTGCCATTTGTGCTCAAAGATTTGTAATCCCGTGCAGGTTGACCTTCACATCATGACCCAGCCTCCATCAGGGGAATGGGTGTACTTCAACACAGAAGTGACCAACAGCAGTGGCCGCGTGTCCTTTGTCATCCCAGACGACAAACGTCTGGGCATCGGCGTCTACCCAGTTAAAATGGTCGTCAGGTGAGGTTACTTTGACCTTTTCCCCAGGCCATttttacagcagacatttgaCTTTTCACAGTCACAATAGGAACTGATAACGTTAACAATGGTCCTGTTCTGTTCAAGCCCCTAAGCACAAAAGCAGctaatatcttttttttttttttatccctctAAAGTTTTGTTACAAAAATATATGGAGATTTAAATATGAACCATGCTGTTTTTGCTTACATGTTCTGTAAGTAAAGACATTCATAATGACATTCATGTCTGGCCATCTTTAAAGATCGATCGTGTCCCAGTGTTGGGGTTTTCCCATATTAGATTATTTTTCTTCAATCCTCTAATATATCTTATTTGGTCAATCTCATTATAATTGTGGGCCAATACCATATTCATGCATGAAAGTGGAGATGCACCAAACCCTCATACACCTTGTTAACGATTGAGTTTGTAAATTATTTTGAATCCATTATATCTGTAACAAATAAGGACAAAATAACATCTAAAATTATTAAGGGTATGTCCTGGCTTTAATTGCTTTAAATCTGAGTATATGGCTGCTCTGGATTTTTATGGTGTTCATAATTTGTCAAATACAAGTTGGTAATATTATACATATAATAATATTTGTATGCTTAAGTGTAAT
The DNA window shown above is from Chelmon rostratus isolate fCheRos1 chromosome 5, fCheRos1.pri, whole genome shotgun sequence and carries:
- the LOC121606617 gene encoding membrane-associated phosphatidylinositol transfer protein 2-like isoform X2, with translation MLIKEYRIPMPMSVEEYRIAQLYMIQKKSREESCGEGSGVEILENKPYTDGPGGAGQYTHKVYHIGMHIPSWFRSILPKAALRVEEESWNAYPYTRTRYTCPFVEKFSIDIETYYKPDTGNQADVFNMSAAEKRQRSIDPIDIVTDPIPPHEYKAEEDTRLYKSVKTQRGPLQDDWIEEYNNNPGKTPIMCAYKLCKVEFRYWGMQSKIERFIHDVGLRKVMVRAHRQAWCWQDEWYGLTMEDIRQLELETQLALATKMAQFSQAEEATEANGGASSPDKDQEVKEAISSIEAEEVVVSPGGETLQPRGVLTKQWSTSSRSSRSSKRGVSPSRHSISEWRMQSIARDSDDSSDEEFFDAHEDLSDSEDVLPKEIAKWNSNDLMDKIEAVDTEETPGELFKEMTVDYERAASEERLDEESSSQQCLQPSKIHVLILVLHGGNILDTGGGDQNSKQADVNTISTAFDTVMRVHYPAALGRIAIRLVPCPAICAEAFSLVSNLSPYSYDEGCLSSSQDHIPLAALPLLATSAPQYQEAMATVIVRANQVYADFIKSLDGAAFSGQVCLIGDCVGGILGFDALCSSNQTVNESQNSSRRGSVVSVQDQDLLSPGIIVNSGHGSASPTLEGSRHLSRSNIDIPRAGAADDTKRQLPRKRSDSSTYELDTIKQHQAFLSSLHSSVLRNDAASRRSSSSTMLDGGSLGKFDFEVSDFFLFGSPLGLVLALRKTVIPMLDVAQLRPACQQVYNLFHPADPSASRLEPLLERKFHLLPPFNVPRYQRFPLGDGNSALLADVVQSHGGVFMDSSYPSSPVTGPLSRGQRRASEVSIASQVSGMADSYTATNIANTKSCQIDQSKKFSLLSQLALSSQNKFFLKSPPKSHMNAEAGQAPGSPDADLVADLDSEAETSEGLSPIAQYENCLSAGLDCAISDLVSLDSQAEVEQVAARWWGTKRLDFALYCPDALTAFPTVALPHLFHASYWESTDVVSFLLRQVMRHENSSILELDGKEVSEFTPSKPREKWLRKRTHVKIRNVTANHRVNDAVFTEGLQQVVTGRFMYGPLDMVTLAGEKVDLHIMTQPPSGEWVYFNTEVTNSSGRVSFVIPDDKRLGIGVYPVKMVVRGDHTFADSYLTVIPRGTEFVVFSIDGSFAASVSIMGSDPKVRAGAVDVVRHWQDLGYLIIYVTGRPDMQKQRVVAWLSQHNFPHGIVSFCDGLVHDPLRHKANFLKSLTEAHMKIFAGYGSTKDISVYTSIGLPPSQIYIVGRPSKKMQHQCQFITEGYAAHLSQLEYNHRSRPAKSSSARMVLRKGSFGLGANSDFLRKRNHLLRTISSQPAPSSPTGSIHNRPERTQSQSDGERLECAHSHIQGATQRSMSITASCWGRSSSTKLEPGIFSPK
- the LOC121606617 gene encoding membrane-associated phosphatidylinositol transfer protein 2-like isoform X1, with amino-acid sequence MLIKEYRIPMPMSVEEYRIAQLYMIQKKSREESCGEGSGVEILENKPYTDGPGGAGQYTHKVYHIGMHIPSWFRSILPKAALRVEEESWNAYPYTRTRYTCPFVEKFSIDIETYYKPDTGNQADVFNMSAAEKRQRSIDPIDIVTDPIPPHEYKAEEDTRLYKSVKTQRGPLQDDWIEEYNNNPGKTPIMCAYKLCKVEFRYWGMQSKIERFIHDVGLRKVMVRAHRQAWCWQDEWYGLTMEDIRQLELETQLALATKMAQFSQAEEATEANGGASSPDKDQEVKEAISSIEAEEVVVSPGGETLQPRGVLTKQWSTSSRSSRSSKRGVSPSRHSISEWRMQSIARDSDDSSDEEFFDAHEDLSDSEDVLPKEIAKWNSNDLMDKIEAVDTEETPGELFKEMTVDYERAASEERLDEESSSQQCLQPSKIHVLILVLHGGNILDTGGGDQNSKQADVNTISTAFDTVMRVHYPAALGRIAIRLVPCPAICAEAFSLVSNLSPYSYDEGCLSSSQDHIPLAALPLLATSAPQYQEAMATVIVRANQVYADFIKSLDGAAFSGQVCLIGDCVGGILGFDALCSSNQTVNESQNSSRRGSVVSVQDQDLLSPGIIVNSGHGSASPTLEGSRHLSRSNIDIPRAGAADDTKRQLPRKRSDSSTYELDTIKQHQAFLSSLHSSVLRNDAASRRSSSSTMLDGGSLGKFDFEVSDFFLFGSPLGLVLALRKTVIPMLDVAQLRPACQQVYNLFHPADPSASRLEPLLERKFHLLPPFNVPRYQRFPLGDGNSALLVETVQSNAQLLLDSGTPLSFRCQETISETCIPVPVLNWQEGSLKATPTTMESDVVQSHGGVFMDSSYPSSPVTGPLSRGQRRASEVSIASQVSGMADSYTATNIANTKSCQIDQSKKFSLLSQLALSSQNKFFLKSPPKSHMNAEAGQAPGSPDADLVADLDSEAETSEGLSPIAQYENCLSAGLDCAISDLVSLDSQAEVEQVAARWWGTKRLDFALYCPDALTAFPTVALPHLFHASYWESTDVVSFLLRQVMRHENSSILELDGKEVSEFTPSKPREKWLRKRTHVKIRNVTANHRVNDAVFTEGLQQVVTGRFMYGPLDMVTLAGEKVDLHIMTQPPSGEWVYFNTEVTNSSGRVSFVIPDDKRLGIGVYPVKMVVRGDHTFADSYLTVIPRGTEFVVFSIDGSFAASVSIMGSDPKVRAGAVDVVRHWQDLGYLIIYVTGRPDMQKQRVVAWLSQHNFPHGIVSFCDGLVHDPLRHKANFLKSLTEAHMKIFAGYGSTKDISVYTSIGLPPSQIYIVGRPSKKMQHQCQFITEGYAAHLSQLEYNHRSRPAKSSSARMVLRKGSFGLGANSDFLRKRNHLLRTISSQPAPSSPTGSIHNRPERTQSQSDGERLECAHSHIQGATQRSMSITASCWGRSSSTKLEPGIFSPK